The following coding sequences lie in one Rothia sp. SD9660Na genomic window:
- a CDS encoding aldehyde dehydrogenase family protein: MTVYAAPGSADSITTFKSRYDHFIGGEWVAPAEGQYFEDISPVNGKPFAEVARGTAADIDKAIDAAWKAFETWGKTSPTERANLLLKLAQIMEDNLESIAVAETWENGKPVRETLAADIPLGVDHLRYFASAIRTQEGRLSEIDENTVAYHFHEPLGVVGQIIPWNFPILMAIWKIAPALAAGNTIVLKPAEQTPVSVLYLVDLWKDALPAGVLNIVNGFGPEAGAALSGSKRIRKIAFTGETTTGSIIMKAAADNIIPVTLELGGKSPNVFFADVAAEKDSFYDKALEGFASFGLNQGEVCTCPSRALIQKPIHDSFLEAGVERVKAMKQGNPLDTETMVGAQASKEQWDKITGYLKIGKDEGADVLVGGEACELGGDLADGWYIQPTVFAGSNDMRIFQEEIFGPVLATTSFTDFDEAMRIANDTDYGLGAGVWTRDQNTAYRAGRTIQAGRVWINNYHNYPAHAAFGGYKKSGIGRETHLMMLAHYQQTKNMLVSYSDRPMGLF; this comes from the coding sequence ATGACTGTTTACGCCGCACCCGGCTCAGCAGATTCCATCACCACCTTCAAGTCCCGCTACGACCACTTCATCGGAGGGGAATGGGTAGCCCCGGCCGAGGGCCAGTATTTTGAAGATATCTCCCCGGTCAACGGCAAGCCCTTTGCAGAAGTAGCCCGCGGTACCGCAGCTGATATCGACAAGGCTATTGACGCAGCCTGGAAGGCATTTGAGACCTGGGGCAAGACCTCCCCCACCGAGCGCGCCAACCTACTGCTCAAGCTGGCCCAAATTATGGAAGATAATCTGGAATCCATCGCCGTGGCTGAGACCTGGGAGAACGGTAAGCCTGTACGCGAGACCCTAGCCGCAGACATCCCGCTGGGCGTTGACCACCTGCGCTACTTCGCGTCCGCTATTCGCACCCAGGAAGGCCGCCTGTCAGAGATTGACGAGAACACTGTAGCCTACCATTTCCACGAGCCTCTGGGCGTGGTGGGGCAGATTATCCCCTGGAACTTCCCCATTCTCATGGCCATCTGGAAGATCGCCCCAGCCCTGGCAGCAGGCAACACCATCGTGCTCAAGCCCGCCGAGCAGACCCCGGTTTCAGTGCTCTACCTGGTTGACCTGTGGAAGGATGCGCTTCCCGCCGGCGTACTGAACATTGTGAACGGTTTTGGCCCCGAGGCAGGCGCCGCCCTCTCTGGCAGCAAGCGCATCCGCAAGATTGCCTTTACCGGCGAGACCACCACCGGCTCCATCATCATGAAGGCTGCAGCTGACAACATCATCCCGGTCACTCTGGAGCTGGGCGGCAAGTCCCCCAACGTCTTCTTTGCCGATGTTGCCGCTGAGAAGGATTCCTTCTACGACAAGGCACTAGAAGGCTTTGCCTCCTTCGGTCTGAACCAGGGCGAGGTCTGCACCTGCCCCTCCCGTGCACTGATTCAGAAGCCCATTCACGACTCCTTCCTGGAGGCCGGCGTTGAGCGAGTGAAGGCTATGAAGCAGGGCAACCCGCTGGATACCGAAACCATGGTGGGCGCCCAGGCGTCCAAGGAGCAGTGGGACAAGATTACCGGCTATCTGAAGATTGGTAAGGACGAGGGCGCGGACGTTCTCGTCGGCGGTGAGGCCTGCGAGCTGGGCGGCGACCTGGCGGACGGCTGGTACATTCAGCCGACAGTTTTTGCCGGTAGCAACGACATGCGTATCTTCCAGGAAGAGATTTTTGGCCCCGTTTTGGCTACTACCTCTTTCACTGATTTTGATGAGGCGATGCGTATTGCTAATGACACCGACTACGGCCTGGGCGCGGGCGTCTGGACTCGTGATCAGAACACCGCCTACCGGGCAGGCCGCACCATTCAGGCTGGCCGCGTGTGGATCAACAACTACCACAACTACCCGGCTCATGCCGCTTTCGGTGGCTATAAGAAGTCAGGTATCGGCCGCGAGACCCACCTGATGATGCTGGCCCACTACCAGCAGACCAAGAACATGCTGGTCAGCTACTCAGATAGGCCGATGGGGCTCTTCTAA